From one Amphiura filiformis chromosome 13, Afil_fr2py, whole genome shotgun sequence genomic stretch:
- the LOC140168039 gene encoding D-beta-hydroxybutyrate dehydrogenase-like, producing MAASLASHVALVTGSTSGVGFGIARVLASRGAAILLTGLGDDKLIQECQQSIKDDFDVPVSFVPANLSDQLQVHKLAQTVIKDHPPGPDILVNNAGFVHTSHVESHPIEVWDQLIAVMLTAPFVLTKYLLPGMRRKEWGRIININSCHGLIGTAGKCGYSAAKHGLMGLTKTVAMDIADTGVTCNSINPGVVDTQTSRSIVDKLVAEKGITKEAAQMERLSKQPIKKYTTVDQIGEAALFLCSSAADTMTGATITMDGGWTAT from the exons ATGGCTGCATCCCTAGCATCACATGTTGCCTTGGTAACAGGGTCAACAAGTGGAGTAGGATTTGGGATAGCCAGAGTATTGGCCAGCAGAGGAGCGGCCATTTTACTCACAGGACTAGGAGATGATAAACTTATACAGGAATGCCAACAGTCAATCAAAGA TGACTTTGATGTACCAGTTAGTTTTGTACCAGCAAACCTATCAGACCAACTTCAAGTTCACAAACTAGCACAGACAGTGATCAAAGATCATCCTCCAGGACCAGATATATTGGTCAACAATGCAG GTTTTGTGCACACAAGTCATGTAGAAAGTCACCCCATCGAGGTTTGGGATCAGCTTATAGCTGTTATGCTGACGGCACCATTCGTATTGACAAAATATCTGCTACCAGGAATGAGAAGAAAAG AATGGGGTCGTATTATCAATATCAACTCATGTCATGGTCTTATTGGTACGGCAGGGAAATGTGGTTATAGCGCTGCTAAGCATGGCCTTATGGGATTGACAAAG ACTGTTGCCATGGATATTGCTGATACAGGAGTCACATGTAACTCCATCAATCCTGGAGTTGTCGATACTCAAA CTTCCAGGTCTATAGTTGATAAACTTGTAGCAGAAAAAGGAATAACAAAAGAAGCAGCTCAA ATGGAGAGATTAAGCAAGCAGCCCATCAAGAAGTATACCACAGTGGATCAAATTGGTGAAGCTGCACTTTTCCTGTGTTCTTCTGCTGCAGACACTATGACAGGTGCTACTATCACTATGGATGGGGGCTGGACAGCTACCTAA
- the LOC140168038 gene encoding D-beta-hydroxybutyrate dehydrogenase-like, which yields MAASLASHIALVTGSTSGVGFGIARALASRGAAIVLTGLGDDKLIQECQQSIKDDFDVPVSFVPANLSDQLQVHKLAQTVIKDHPPGPDILVNNAGFVHVSHVESHPIEVWDQLLAVMLTTPFLLTKYLLPGMRRKEWGRIININSCHGLVGTAGKCGYSAAKHGLMGLTKTVAMDIADTGVTCNSINPGVVDTQIFRSSVDKLVTEKGITKEAAEMEVLAKQPIKKCTTVDQIGEAALFLCSSAADTMTGATITMDGGWTAT from the exons ATGGCTGCCTCCCTAGCATCACATATTGCCTTGGTAACAGGGTCAACCAGTGGAGTAGGATTTGGGATAGCCAGAGCATTGGCCAGCAGAGGAGCAGCCATTGTACTCACAGGACTAGGAGATGATAAACTTATACAGGAATGCCAACAGTCAATCAAAGA TGACTTTGATGTACCAGTTAGTTTTGTACCAGCAAACCTATCAGACCAACTTCAAGTTCACAAACTAGCACAGACAGTGATCAAAGATCATCCTCCAGGTCCAGATATATTGGTCAACAATGCAG GTTTTGTGCATGTTAGTCATGTAGAAAGTCACCCCATAGAGGTTTGGGATCAGCTTCTAGCGGTTATGCTGACAACGCCATTCCTTTTGACAAAATATCTGCTACCGGGAATGAGAAGAAAAG AATGGGGTCGTATTATCAACATCAACTCATGCCATGGTCTTGTTGGTACGGCAGGGAAATGTGGTTATAGCGCTGCTAAGCATGGCCTTATGGGATTGACAAAG ACTGTTGCCATGGATATTGCTGATACAGGAGTCACATGTAACTCCATCAATCCTGGAGTGGTTGATACTCAAA TTTTCAGGTCTTCAGTTGATAAGCTTGTAACAGAAAAAGGAATAACCAAAGAAGCAGCAGAA ATGGAAGTATTAGCCAAACAGCCCATCAAGAAGTGTACCACAGTGGATCAAATTGGTGAAGCTGCACTTTTCCTGTGTTCTTCTGCTGCCGACACTATGACTGGTGCTACTATCACTATGGATGGGGGCTGGACAGCTACTTGA